The genomic DNA TAACGCCTAACGGGCATGGGTCTGGGACAGGCTGCTCCACCCGTTTACCCGTCTAACCCCTGACACGTAGGCCCACCACACCAAATCCATACACCACCTTTTCTTCTCGTTAAAAAAAAGGGAACGCCGTCAAATACCTCCGTCCCCAACGCCCGCTTGGCCTCCCGCCGCCAGACGCGTCGCTCCTCCGtgcgtccgccgccgctcgccatctcGACTCTCGGGCCCGACACCCGTCTTTGGGAGGCGCCCCTCGcgctgctgcagcctgcagcggcACCACCACCGGACGAGATCTGAGGGCAGCCATTGGTGCAGATGCCAAACTCTGCCAACGGGACTACGGGAGGCATGGCGCCTCTCACCCGAAGAAGATGCCCTCAGCTTCGCCGGCCTAAGGTTTGATCTCGCCTCTGATTTTTGCTCTCTCATCTGACGGTTGGACGGGCATGGCCGCAGGCACAATGTACCTGCCTGCAGGCGGGCGGCATGGATGTGGATGCTTTGCCTGCGACGGGTGGCGGGCGCAGACACAGTCACACAGGTTAAGTTCGCGGGCACGGGTCTGGAATAGGCCCTATCCGTGCCCGTGTGCGCGCGCCCGTTGCCATCCTAGCTGCATTCCTTCCCGGCTTCCTCCATTATTTTCTCCACCCCTttcccctctctttctctctctcctctaccCTCTCTAAAAGACTGGATACTATACAGAACAATAGGAAAACAAATAGAAAGGGGAGGAAGGAAGAACGAACAACACCTACCGAGCAAGACTTGGTTCTTGAGCACTCCATGGGCTGTTGAATTGTCCCCCAGGAATCCTCTCCTACTTTGACGAGATTCATACAGAGAAATAGTTCTTGATTTTCCCCCCTTCCTTTTGCTCAGGAATTCAGGGAACTGCTTATTTCTACTTTGTTTTTTTCCCCGTATTTGTTTCGTTGGGATTTCCTTTGCTCCTTTCTTCTTCACCTGTGGGGAGGTGAAGGGCAGAGGGAATCATGGGGAAGCAAGGACCCTGCCGTCATTGCGGAGTTACAAGTGAGCTCTTGTTCTTCAATAAAGCTagaattttcatatttttatttttttttcttgtttttccCCTTTTCCCTTTTGTTCCTCAGCAAGTAGTACTTTTCGGGTGATGATTTCCCCCAATTATGCATATGGGAATCGGGACTTAGACGAAATCTTTGGACTCCGTGGGACTCGGATTCATCTTTCCGTGTTCCTTATGTGTTCGCTGAAGGTTATTGGTACTCTGAATTCACTGAACTGCCAAGAATGTTCATGAGAAACCTGTGGGCATGGTTGTGGTTTCAGAGGCCTGTGCCTGTAAAATTCTTCTGAACGTGAGGAACATATTGTACCATGCTCAAGGAACACATCTAGATAGACTTGTGTTTGAATACGGTTCAATGCGCTTCTTAGATAACTGATGCAGATAATGCAGCTCAGACACCTAttctacaagaaaaaaaaataacattTGCTTGTGCCAATCTGACATTTAGAGGTcaattgctgctgctgctgctgctgctgcaggaatGCTTAGTTTCAGAATGCCACTGAAGTGAAAACTTTTGGTTTGCTGTGTAATTACATGGGTTTATCACATCTTGTGCATGCAGCATTATATGGTCTGGACTTCATTTAgctcttactgcagcaaaatGCTCTTTTGATGCGGCTATCTCCATTCAGTATTGCCATTGCATATAACAACATATTAAGAATTGCATGCCTGTACAGTTGAACAAACCATTGAGACACTGAAAACAATATCCTGAAATATTTGGTCTGAATGTATCTCGTTAACTACATTATGTCTTCTGGATACATTCTTGATAGTGTATAGTTGCTTACCCTTTTCCTATGTTTCCAACCCTGATGGCACCATTTCTTGATACATCTAAATGTGGTATCAATTCCTGTGGACAGTGGGCCACTGTCCCTATCTTAACTTATACACCGCTCATATTTTGTGAAATTGATTTTGATGGATTTCTCATGGGAAATGCTGGAACAGGTACTCCCCTTTGGCGAAATGGGCCACCAGATAAGCCAGTGCTCTGCAATGCATGTGGCTCGAGATGGAGAACGAAGGGTTCGTTGGCAAACTACACTCCGATGCATCGCAAGGATGACATTGATGATGATGAACCTAGAGTTAGCAAGCTGAAGCCGCCAACATCAAAGTTCAAGTCACAGAAGAAAAAAGCAAGTCACATCATAATGGAGAATGTTCTATTTTCTGGTcagaattttcgaaagatgggGGATGCTGACACAAGCAATCGATCTAGTTTGGGGTCTGCAATATCATACTCTGAGAGTTGCGCCCCATATGGCGATGTTGATGCAAGTGAAATGAGTGGTCAGTCATCTCAATGCCTACTTTGTTGTTGTTTAATAAAATGAATTATGTGCCTCTCATAATCTGAGTATTGGAATGTGACTGGATTCAATTCAGTCTGGTGATAGGACATAATGTTGGAAGCACATTGTTGGGTGCTTTGTCTACGAAGTTATGTCTAAAACAATAATTTTTTCTTTAGACATCTTTGAATTGTTATTCTACTGCTGCCCTTTTAGAGATCATATTATTAATAAGTTATATAGatcttatttttcttttctgtttttcaTGAACTTATTGATGACACCTAAATATGTTTTTAATAATCTCCTGTTCTACATGTAGTCCAGAATTATGGATTCATGAGGTGTTCAGAACTTATGGTGACTTGATAAACCATTAGATACCTATTAGGTTTCATGAGAAGTAATCATTATTATAATAGAGGTAATCGTGGAGGATTGCAATCTACATATTTTCAGATGGCATGGACCCTAACGTCTAGCGAAGATAACGTTTCATGAAATATCATGATGCAAATATGCAACATCATGTCTTTACCAAGATAAAGATCTAATAGAATAATAATGATTCTCAAGATTTGCCATACTTACTATAGAAATTacctttttatatatatatgtcaatGTTGACTCTGATATATTCCAATTCAGGTTCAGCACAATCACATGCTTGGGAGTCCCTagtgccatcaagaaagagGAGCTGTGTCACCCGTCCAAAGGCTTCGCCTGTAGAAAAGCTTGTAAAAGATCTTAAATCCATCATGCATGAAGATCAGTTATATTACCTTTCAGGATCCTCAGAGGAAGACCTACTGTACCATAGTGAAACTCCTGTGGGTTCCTTTGAAATAGGCTCTGGAAGTGTCCTTCTAAGGCATCCGAACTCGAAATCACCGGAGGAAGAATCAGAAGCAAGCTCCATTCCTTCAGATGGTAAATCATATATTACAAGTGAATCATATTCAGGGTCTCCCTTGTTTGTTGTTCACGATGTAAACAAGGGAACAGTCAACTTAAAGGCTGGCATTGCGGGGCCAAAGAGGTTGCCACTGCATATTGAAGATAATGCTAGCAGGTATTATACTTTTTATGTTCTCATTAGCTTATGAGTATTTTTGAGCATTGGTTTTATCCTCTATTCTCATTCATTATTGGTTAACCAAATTACTTTTGTATAAGAATCAATCTAAGTTTTTATTCTGCATCTCTGTTTTGCAGGGATAAACTTCATTGTGACAAACAGCATATCCTGGAGAGCATTGACTCACCTTTAGTCTCAGTAGATTTAGAGGTATCCATCGCTTTTTTCCCCTATTGCATTAGTGCCTTTGGATATGGTTAGCATATTACTCAAATACGCTAACATATTTGATAACATCCTGCTCAAGCATTAGAAGATAATATTTGGGTTTAGTTTCAATGGTTAGTCAAGAACTAAGATACATATAACGGTGCATACTTTAAGTTGATTGTTTCCTCTTATTCAGGAGAAGGAGATTAAGGAAATTGGGGTAGTGGAGAATATCAGTGAATCAATAGGCTTCGCTGGGTCCACCATGAAACTGCTCAAAAGATCTCATGACACCCATATTCAGGGTGACTCAGGTTAGCAATATTAGTTCCTATTTTCCTGACTTGCATCAAATTTCTAGATGTGGCATCAAAAAACGACTTACGGAGTATATTCCTATTTCACAATTTTCTTATGTCAATGACACATTTCTATTTCACAATTTTCTTATGTCATTGACAAGAAGGTAGCTATGCTGTTGGGATCTGCCTCCGTGGCATCTCTCGACAACATATTCCCCTTCGATTTCAGTCAATGAACCTGTTTATTCATGAACTTGGAACTGAATTGAAAAGTAGTCACTGTTGAAGCAACCTAAGAGCACTATTTTAGGGGTGGGACCCCTGATTCCCATAACGTTCTCAAAAAACCTTTTTGCTGCTCACCCTGCAATAATGCTTATTGATGACTATGCATTAGAATTTACTACATTCTTGATGTGCCTTCTGGCACCGAAGCATAACAGTAGTTGCCTTGATATTGGGTCTTATAAAATGTTTTCTCATGCATAGGTTTATGATTGGACGACAGAGCTCAGAGATAGATTTCGCTCTCACCAAGTGGCATGACAATGCAGCTGGATCCGATTGCTAAAGTACATGGTCTTTCACATGCTGAAAAATACTAGGAGCTCCCTGACGCATGCCCTGAAGGACAGGAGAACGTGTGGTTCCCTTCTAAATGTTGACACCCAAGCTATGATGAAAGAGAACATTTGAGCAAATTAGGGGGCTAAAAGGATTTGCATCTGACACATTACCATGTAATGTGCTGATGAATTTCTATGTAGATGTAGGAGAGCCTAATGAAGTGTCAGCGATTTCTGATGAGATGAAGGGAAAAAAAAGTCCCTTTTGATGTCTGCACTTAAAATATTTGGATAAAGAGCTGCGCTGTTAAGGAAGATGCTGATGAAATGGAGCGAGTGTTTAGCCAGATGATCGCTGTGTTATTGCCAACTGGGCTACTTGTATACCACATGGGATAGCATGTACTTAGCTGATTTTGAGACCAGGCATTTTTGCAAGAATAGTACTATCTTGCTTCCCGTTGCAAGGTTGGTATTTGGTAACTTGGTATGTATAATCCACTGTCGTCCTGGTGTGACCTGAGAGTTAACACTATCCTGTGAATACCAACTTTGGAGGAGTGTGCTAACAGAATTTTGTCCACTGTCAAATCAGTGTCGATGTCGTAATGCAGGTGGCTTCTGCTTGAGCCATGATAAGTAAAATTGGTTCCCGAAATCCTGAGTCGAGTAGGATGCTGTAGCAGTGAGAACTCTTCAAGGAACAGAGAGCTATACAGCTTGCTGCCTAAATGTGAGTGATATAGCGCATGAACACTGTGGTTCAACCCATGAAAATCAAGTAAGAAGAGAATGGCATATATTTTATGGATAAATTGCCGTGAATTCAGTCCCCAAATTCAATCGAACGCCCTGCACGCTGCAGCAGAGCAACTGCAACTGCAATAGCAGTTACCGACTGCTCCTTGCATCCTTGGATCCTGGCCCACTATGCACTCATgcacgcgcgtgcgcggccgtgAATCATCTGCAGCCGAGTGGCGGACGCCTGGTCGCCGTGATCCAAGCTTCCCAATGGCCGGCACGCCGCGCAAGAGGGGGAACAAAGAATCTGCGTCTCGTGATCTTGATTCTCTGGAGTTCGTGGTCCCGGTCGTGGGAGCTCGattcacggcggcggcggcggcggcttccggcGATGTCAGCGGCGGCGCAAGGTCATGGCGCGGCGGTACGGTTCGTCTCCTCCGTATGGCTGCGCCTGGCCTGCTTCAAATCGCAACCGAGACGTCGGTATACCCCTCACGCCGGCGTCCAGCGGCCATGGAAACCCGACGGGGAGCTGGGAGGGGGCGAGGAAGAGCAGAGACGTCGCGCAAAGACGAGAGCGcttaccgccgccgccatgcgccATCCTGAACCCATGTTCTCGAGCTCTGCCCAGTTCTCGCGAATGAATGGCGCCGAGGTGTGGTGCGCGACCGCCCTGGCCCCTGGCAGGCATGGCCTTCCAGACTCGGGCGGAAGGGACTGTACAGAGGGGCACGAGACAGGTCGAGACTCCAAGAGGCAGCTCGCCGGGATCGAGGACCCCCCTGCCGTTGCGTTTTATCACGTGGCAGAGCTCAAGACGGCCGACGGCGTGCCGGCGTGGTTGCCGGCGTCGATAGTGGCGGCGGTGACGGTGGACCGACCCaaagggtggacggtaaatgaaataccgtccactcCTGGGTGCTATATTAGCCGTTCGATTGAACTTGACCGGCCGGGATTTACGATCACAATCGGTGAAGGACCCCGATTCCACCTTCCTTTGCTTGTCCAAGTCCGCGGTGGGTCACTAGGCCCCCCGGTCGCCGCGCGCATGCCGGCCGCCTCAGAGCACGCCGTGGCGACCTCGGCGAGCCGTGCCGCCTGGGTCGGCGCATGCCTGTGGAACGCGATCCACACGCGTCCCCTGCAGGCCAACCTACCGGCTACCTTGGCTGCAGCGGTGGCGCCGGGTGAAGCGCATCCGCCCGCCCGTGGTGGCAGACAGAAAGAACCAGCACGACGCCGATGGCGAGCGGCTGCGCAGTGCCGCGCCGAGGCGGACGACGCCCACGCAGCACACACGGCAGAGGTGAGACGGCGTAGTTCCCCACGTCACAGGGCGCTCGGGCCTCCGGGCGACAGCGCCATGCCCCCGCGGAAGCTTGTCACCGATAGAGCCGGCCTCGAGGCACACACTGGGGATCTCGGCGGCTCTCGTCCCGTCTTGCCGCGACGCCAGGTACTCCAGGTCCACGTCGCGGAATGTGCACCTCATGCCTACCCGCCGCGCACGCCTGGAACACGAGAGTACGAGACGCTTCCGCCGCGCCTCGTCGCCGGGAAGCCGAGAACGCAACCTTGCACTTGAGATCCATCCACCTTGGCTGAAGCGGCGCCGGCTCCAGCGACAGCAGAGCTGGTTGGTGGTCCACCGGCACGCTCTGCAGCTCGTGGTCGGCGTCCCATCGCGACGGCGCCCACCGCGCCGATGAAGATTACTCCCACTCCCAGGAGAGCCGGAACGCAGAACACCCCATGCGCCATCCTGAACCCATCTTCTCGAGCTCTACGCAGTTCTCGCGAACGAATGGCGCCGAGGTGCGGTGCCAGACGACCGCCCTGGCGGGCATGGCCTTCCAGAACCAGGCGGAATGGGACTCTGTATGGAGGGGCACAAGATGGGTCCACCAGACTCCAGAGGCAGCTCGGCGGGATCGAGGACCTCCTGCCACTGCGTGCTACGTACACGCGGTTGAGCTCAGGATGGCATACCGGCGTCGAGAGTGGCGGCCAGGCGGGCGACGGCAAGAGGCGGACTGACCAAACCAAAGGGTGGACGGCAagtcaaataccgtccaccctagGTGATATATTAGCCGTTCGATTGGCCTTGACCGGCTCATATTTACGATCGAAAATGAAAAAGGGGTCCCTACGAAGACCTTCCTCGCTCATAGGAGTCCGCGGTGGGTGACCAGGCCCcggtcgccgcgccgcgccgcgcgcttgTCGGCcgggccgcccgcccgcctcaGAGCTCGCCGTGGCGATCTAGTCCCGTCCCTTCCCGTGCCGTCTGGCCATCTTGGCAGGTTCATCCTGCGTCTTGGCCGTGCCGTCGCCTGGGTCGATGTCGGCGGCGCGTGCCTGGAACGCGAGCAGCTTCGTCTGTCGCTTGCGCGTCCCCGGCAGCCCAGCCGGCCAGGCTGCAGCGGCACCGGGTCCGGCGCATCCTCATCGATGGCGCGCCCGTTTCGCTCTTTGCTGTTGAACGCCATCCAGGCGATGCAAGCATGTTCAGCAGCACAAGCGCTGCACCTTGCGTTCGGCgtcggacggcggcgacggcgccaggTACTTCATGCCCTTGATGCGTTTGAGCCGCTTTTGTGGCATCCCAACTTGAGATCTGCGTGTGTTATTCTGATACGCAGGCAGTTTATGTCTGAGGTTTGATGCTGCACATGAGCATAATGTCTTGTAATTGAAGATGGCTGAGGATATGAAACGAAAAGGCTCCATCTTGTTCATTTCTAGAGCCCAAACCACCACATGTCTACTGCACTGTCAGATTCTGTGAAATCTGCTGGAACTAACACTGACACTACACCGGTTTGATTCCTtcaagaattgcaccaacaacctGACCGTAGCGGTTTACAACACATTGTCCGTGTTACAACACATCCCACCATTTCTGATGCCAGCGAGCTGAAAAAGAGCCGGAGCAAAATCACCAGGAGTTGCTTCATCTGACCCATCATCAATCCAATATAGAGAGAACCTTTTCCCTTTGTTCAACAGTGTCCAATAATCCAATATGTGAGAGAATTTAAAGAGACAAATTTGTGAGATTCCATTATTCCACCACCGATTTGCCTGTGTATGAACGCATAAGAATCCCCAAAAGGAAATCACGATTCTTGTAGTCAGGGAATTGATTCCCTCggcattgtaaaaaaaaaatctggtcCTAATATGATGTGTGGATGCAGAAGTGAAAATCATATGTTGGCATGAGCAGGTTGTGCTTAGTAGGTGGAGGCTGATTCATGTGTACTGCTTGCTGGATACTTGGGTAGGTGAGGTGCCATTCAAAGTAAAATATCCATCACTCTTTAATATTGTGCGTGATCCTCATGCAACGGTGGCCAAAGTATTGGCTACGAGACCCTTCAATTTATCTTTTGGAGGGCGTTGGTGGATAACAAATTTGTGGAATGGCGTAACCTGGTAGCACAGATAACTCATGCTGATTTGGTGGATGGTTTAGATAATTTTAGATGGAACTTGACCAAACCTGGGTTTTTTACAGTTCGATCTTTATAATTGTACCTTATTGATACACATCCGCCGTTTAGACATAAGTCGATCTGGAAGTTGAAGATTCctctaaaaattaaaattttccttTGGTTCTTACAAAAGGGAGTGCTTTTATCTAAAGACAATCTCGTTAAGAAAAACTGGACATGAAGCCAACGATGTTGTGGGTGTAATAGTAATGAGACTATCAAATACCTCTTTCTGGACTGCCCCTATGCGAGAATGGTTTGGAGGATTATCTTTTATGCTACAGGTTTGACGCCACCTAGATTTTATGGCTTTCTAATCAATCTAAAAAGATTAGAAACTTGATTTGGGTTGGGGTTGCTGCTGTTTGCTGGGCCATTTGGAGATGCCGAAACgatattatttttaacaaaatcAAAGTTAACTCGATTTTGCAGGTTATCTTCAGGGGAGCGTACTGGCTACGGTTCTGGGTGCAGCTGCAGCGTGACGAGCACACTAAGAACGCACTCTCCGAGATGAGTAGAAACATAGAGATTATTGCTATGGAGCTAGTAAAAGGAGGGTGGAAGCAAAACTATCGTTTGCAGTAGTTCTTTGTCTGAATTGGAGACTAGTtgtgctcttctttctttgtaAAGTTTGTAATAATTGGCTGTGTACATCTACGGATGTATAGGCCGGATTCGTaatcctttttctaaaaaaaatgtgtACTGCTTGCTTGATGCTGTTGCCACTGTCACCGATAATTGTATTTCTTACACAATTCTGTACTACAGTCTACAAGTTCTGGTGGTGTCAGCTAACACTGAATAATTGGTCTAGTTGTAAAGTTTGTTCACCGATTTGTCCTCCTTCAACTTGTGAAATTTAGAAATTTCTGTTACTTCACCAGTCGCCAGGCCATGTTTAATGCAATATCAACAGGAGTAGCTCCATCTATCCATTTGCCACCTGTTGAAGTTTCTAAAGGTCCCGCATTTGACAGGTTTTCAAAAGACAAATTTTTTATTGGGGAAGAAATCTGATTCACCATTAATTTGCCGGTGTACGAATGCGTAAAAAAGCCCAAAAGGAAATCATGATTCATGGAGATAGGGAATTAATTTCCTCGGCATTGTACAAATTTTCAGGTACTCTTACACCGATAATATGATGTGTGGATGCAGAAATGGAAAGCAGGATGTGCTCTGAAGATGCAAACTTGCCCATGCTACTCTTGCTTGATGTTATTGCCATGCTGCCAACATTTACTTCCAGCAGAACTATGTGCTAAGTCCATCAAGTTCTGAATTCTTATTGTGGCAGCTAACACTGAATAAAATTGATCGTCAGTCCCAGCAAGAGGCATCCAGTGACGGGTACGGTCGTACGGAGATTGCTCCCAAGTGCATAGTAATCATATTGGAGGCACCGTGTTGCTGATCCTTGTTGATGATGCAGGTATTGGACCCCCAGAAAACTCACATTGCGTGGGATTGGTCTCAATCGGATCGGTAAGGCGATTGAACTCCTGCTCCTGCACCAAGAAATACAACGCGATCAAAGCAAGTGCATGCTTTCATGTTCAGTACTATGCACTAAAGAAAAAGGAGCAAGAAATATTCACAAAAATACTTGGATCATCGAGCCAGTGAATTGAAACTCATTGACAACAACCAATCTTGCTAAAGATATTTTTCCCTAGGCACCTGATCAAACAATTCTGTACCCCTAGCTAGCTAAAACACATTTGACCACATGTGAAGGATGAATTGACTTTGAACTGTACTCAAATTCAAACCTTGATGGACCCTTTTCGTTTAGCAAATACAGCCAGCCCACCAAGCTAGCAGATCAGCCCGACAGCCCGGCCCTTCTTATAGCTCCGTGAAAACCCATTAATATCTAGTGGACTTGGCCCAACCCAACCGGCCCTTCGCGGCCTTTTCTGCTTTCACGGTGGGCGTCGGCAGCCCAGTACAGGTGCCAACTGCTCTTGCTGTGCCCTGTTCGCCGTCTTCGTCGTATCGCTGCAGCACCCATTTATCCGTCACGGTCGACATGCATGTCGAGATCATACATATGTGCGGCAGTGCCGAGGAATCGGTAAATGAACCAGCTGCGGAACCCTGTTCGCTCCCCCGGGGGGTAAAACTTAAACAGGGCttgatcttttttttaaaaaaaaacggaACAAGGCTTGATCTTAGTGGTTAGATGACCTAATTATTACTAGAAAAGGAAGCCTAAATCCGATTAGCCTAAATAATTAGTGATTACCCTAATTACTAGATGCAATGAGGACGGCTATGATTTTCATGAGCCGAAATTAGTTGTTCCTGATTTATAgaggtgcaaattggtgactCTTAGATGCCCctccaattttttttagttcaaaattttgtgctaattttgaactaaagagggttggaggggtACCTTCgcagtacaaaattttgaactaaagagagttGAAGAGGCACCTGAGAGTCAACACCTCTACTAACTTGCTTCGGTGTTCGAGCGGTTgtgattatattttttttatagaacTATGGGTGAAGCTGTCTTATGGCACCAGGGTCTCTCAACCTCGACCAATTTTACCaaatttaataaaaaatattattcatCCACATAACTAACCCTGGCATTTAATGAAACCGATCAAGATGGTTTCTTTGTCTGGCCTTGTCCTTGGAACTATCTTGTACATAATTTATTTAATTTGGTACAGGTGAAAATCTTTACACCTGGGGTTGCTGATGGGAAATGCCCAATTCTACAACGAAGTGAATTAAGAGAAAATAAGGCATAGCGTAGAGCTGGATAAAATTTTGTGGCTTGATAAAACATTAGGCTCGTTAGCTCGCCCGGCTAAGCGTTAGTGGTTCTGTTCTGctcatttatatttttttaatgagTTGAGCCAGTATCTAATACGCCATCCTACGTAGTAGAGCGCGCAATGCCGGCTGTGGCCAACTGCCCATGCATTCCCCCCAGTGAGCATCACGACCAGTGGCCGATCACTGCTCGGACTCGTGTGACAGCCCCTGCATCTCCGGGACACCGGGCTTCGCGGTGGTCTGGTGATTGTAGCAATGGCGACCCCGGCGTAAAAGGGCTAGCTGGTCGTCCACTCGTCCTGCTCCTCAGTCCGTTCCTATCCACTCCCTTTGTCAAACTTCTAGACGCCAGATGATCTCTAGGTAGAAGGCTGCCGACCCCCTTCTTTACTCGCATCCATGATCCATCGTATCTTGGAAAATTTTACACAGCTGCtaccgcgcgcgcgggcgcggcacatGCAATGATGCTCCGGCCGACGGCtccgactccgactccgacgGGCGAATCGCGTGGCCGCATCTGCTCCCGCTTTATGCTAATCCTAGATGTCGGAGAGGTTCTTAGCACGGGGGCACTAATCTACGAGGCCGTCAGCTCCGCGCACGCCCGCCCCAGCTCACGTccagccggagcgccgccgccgtctc from Panicum virgatum strain AP13 chromosome 7N, P.virgatum_v5, whole genome shotgun sequence includes the following:
- the LOC120682318 gene encoding GATA transcription factor 26-like, producing MGKQGPCRHCGVTSTPLWRNGPPDKPVLCNACGSRWRTKGSLANYTPMHRKDDIDDDEPRVSKLKPPTSKFKSQKKKASHIIMENVLFSGQNFRKMGDADTSNRSSLGSAISYSESCAPYGDVDASEMSGSAQSHAWESLVPSRKRSCVTRPKASPVEKLVKDLKSIMHEDQLYYLSGSSEEDLLYHSETPVGSFEIGSGSVLLRHPNSKSPEEESEASSIPSDGKSYITSESYSGSPLFVVHDVNKGTVNLKAGIAGPKRLPLHIEDNASRDKLHCDKQHILESIDSPLVSVDLEEKEIKEIGVVENISESIGFAGSTMKLLKRSHDTHIQGDSGL